The Acidobacteriota bacterium genome window below encodes:
- a CDS encoding type II toxin-antitoxin system HicA family toxin has translation MTAKDLLRILRSFGCVERRQRGSHLRIECGQCVTTVPVHAGEDIGPGLLRRIERDLEPCLGKGWLKKP, from the coding sequence GTGACCGCGAAGGACCTTCTGCGCATCCTGAGGTCCTTCGGTTGCGTCGAGCGCCGGCAACGAGGCTCGCATCTACGCATCGAATGCGGCCAGTGTGTGACGACCGTACCGGTTCATGCGGGTGAAGACATCGGTCCCGGTCTGCTGCGCCGCATCGAGCGCGACCTGGAGCCGTGCCTCGGAAAGGGATGGTTGAAGAAGCCGTGA
- a CDS encoding type II toxin-antitoxin system HicB family antitoxin: protein MVEEAVKSYRVAYERDESVWWVATVRGIRGCHTQGRTVDEARRRIREALELFVDDARRAAIVDDVKLPRAATRAIRAYAALRKKADEDDRRAARAARRAVRVLRAGKLKMSARDAARLLGLSHQRVHQLTQEESAR, encoded by the coding sequence ATGGTTGAAGAAGCCGTGAAGTCATATCGGGTGGCCTACGAGCGAGACGAGTCGGTCTGGTGGGTCGCCACCGTGCGCGGTATCCGCGGCTGCCACACGCAGGGTCGCACTGTCGACGAGGCTCGGCGCCGGATCCGGGAGGCGCTGGAACTGTTTGTCGACGATGCGCGTCGGGCCGCAATCGTTGACGACGTGAAGCTGCCGCGTGCCGCGACGAGGGCAATTCGCGCCTACGCGGCTCTTCGCAAGAAGGCCGACGAAGACGACCGGCGGGCCGCCCGCGCGGCTCGACGCGCCGTCCGAGTATTGCGAGCCGGCAAACTGAAGATGAGCGCACGCGATGCCGCTCGTCTCCTGGGGCTGTCGCATCAGCGCGTCCACCAGCTCACGCAAGAAGAGAGTGCCCGATAG
- a CDS encoding TetR/AcrR family transcriptional regulator, which translates to MPWQKQFDVDEVLDKAMHAFWSRGYEATSMQDLVSRTGVNRASLYATYRDKHELFLAALRMYDDRLRDRRLSDLEARHAPREAIRQLLLAFALPVSQKGGNRGCFLTNTALELAAHDREAGRIVARAQKEIEAFFARMIRNGKVTGEIPPHVKPGETASGLLASLIGLAVLTRSRPERRLLQTIVDEAMRRLT; encoded by the coding sequence ATGCCCTGGCAGAAGCAGTTCGACGTCGACGAGGTCCTCGACAAGGCCATGCACGCTTTCTGGAGCCGTGGATACGAGGCGACGTCGATGCAGGATCTGGTCAGCCGCACCGGTGTCAATCGCGCGAGCCTCTATGCGACGTACCGCGACAAGCACGAGCTGTTTCTCGCGGCGTTGCGCATGTATGACGACCGGCTGCGGGACCGGCGGCTCTCGGACCTGGAGGCCCGCCACGCCCCGCGCGAGGCGATCCGGCAACTGCTGCTGGCTTTCGCGTTGCCCGTCTCGCAGAAGGGGGGCAACCGGGGCTGTTTCCTGACAAACACGGCGCTGGAGCTGGCGGCGCACGATCGGGAGGCGGGAAGAATCGTGGCCCGTGCCCAGAAGGAGATCGAGGCCTTCTTCGCGCGGATGATCAGGAACGGGAAGGTGACCGGCGAGATTCCCCCGCACGTCAAGCCCGGGGAAACGGCGAGCGGCCTGCTGGCGTCGCTCATCGGTCTGGCCGTCCTGACGCGCAGTCGGCCCGAGCGGCGGTTGCTCCAGACGATCGTCGATGAGGCGATGCGACGCTTGACCTGA
- a CDS encoding redoxin domain-containing protein produces the protein MPPLNAFDGPGAAAAGLAAGERYRFDHLTLPTVMRDMRFARADPAPGDRVPDFDLPTVGGGRFRSSDLGGRPALLIFGSSTCPVTDNAAPGLHELHRRFGDRVRVVMVSVREAHPGQALPQPRTMEAKLARAAKLRDIYGFAFDVAVDDIDGSLHRAMSPKPNSAYLLGADGTILFRAQWANDTPALAAALEAVAAGRPLRPSESGGIVKPILRMLRNVAPVLDRAGRGAWADMWLAAAPLAMIAFALKVLGVGPLRA, from the coding sequence ATGCCACCGCTCAACGCGTTCGACGGCCCGGGGGCCGCCGCCGCGGGGCTCGCCGCCGGCGAACGCTACCGCTTCGACCATCTGACGCTGCCGACGGTGATGAGGGACATGAGGTTCGCCCGTGCGGACCCGGCCCCCGGTGATCGCGTGCCCGACTTCGATCTGCCGACGGTCGGCGGCGGGCGTTTCCGCTCCAGCGACCTCGGCGGGAGGCCGGCGCTGCTGATCTTCGGATCCAGCACGTGTCCGGTGACCGACAACGCCGCGCCGGGGCTGCACGAGCTGCACCGCCGCTTTGGGGACCGCGTGCGCGTCGTGATGGTCAGCGTTCGCGAGGCGCACCCGGGGCAGGCGCTTCCACAACCCAGGACGATGGAGGCGAAGCTGGCGCGGGCGGCGAAGCTGCGCGACATCTACGGATTCGCGTTCGACGTGGCGGTGGACGACATCGACGGGTCGCTGCACCGCGCCATGAGCCCGAAGCCGAACTCGGCGTACCTGCTCGGAGCCGATGGGACGATTCTGTTTCGCGCCCAGTGGGCCAACGACACGCCGGCCCTGGCCGCGGCCCTCGAGGCGGTTGCCGCCGGCCGGCCGCTGCGCCCGTCGGAGAGCGGCGGGATCGTGAAGCCGATCCTCAGGATGCTGCGCAACGTCGCCCCCGTCCTCGACCGGGCCGGCCGCGGCGCCTGGGCGGACATGTGGCTCGCCGCGGCCCCCCTCGCGATGATCGCCTTCGCGCTCAAGGTGCTCGGCGTCGGTCCGCTCCGGGCGTGA
- a CDS encoding carboxymuconolactone decarboxylase family protein: MTSEYKLTLPPQTLDNADAKARAVLERARAQVGFIPNMYAGMANSPGLLQTYLDGYDRFRKDSGLTSAEQEVVFLTISRSNGCDYCMAAHSMIADRMSKVPPPVTAAIRERQSIPDPKLAALSRFTDVLLETRGLPSTGEVQAFLGAGFAERHVLEIILAIAVKTLSNYSNHLLHTPIDEVFADWEWKQPA, encoded by the coding sequence ATGACGAGCGAATACAAGCTGACGCTGCCGCCACAAACCCTCGACAACGCCGACGCGAAGGCCAGGGCCGTTCTGGAGCGGGCCAGGGCCCAGGTGGGCTTCATTCCGAACATGTACGCGGGGATGGCCAACTCCCCTGGGCTGCTCCAGACGTATCTGGATGGCTACGACCGGTTCCGAAAGGACTCCGGCCTCACGTCCGCCGAGCAGGAGGTGGTGTTCCTGACCATCAGCCGGAGCAACGGCTGCGACTACTGCATGGCCGCTCACAGCATGATCGCCGACCGGATGTCGAAGGTCCCGCCGCCGGTGACCGCCGCGATTCGGGAGCGGCAGTCGATCCCGGACCCGAAACTGGCGGCGCTCAGCCGCTTCACCGACGTCCTGCTCGAGACACGGGGGCTGCCTTCGACAGGCGAAGTCCAGGCGTTTCTCGGAGCCGGATTCGCCGAGCGCCACGTGCTCGAAATCATCCTGGCCATCGCCGTGAAGACCCTGAGCAACTACTCGAATCACCTGCTTCACACGCCGATCGACGAGGTGTTCGCCGACTGGGAGTGGAAACAGCCGGCGTGA